The following proteins are encoded in a genomic region of Salvelinus sp. IW2-2015 unplaced genomic scaffold, ASM291031v2 Un_scaffold356, whole genome shotgun sequence:
- the LOC112068287 gene encoding bifunctional UDP-N-acetylglucosamine 2-epimerase/N-acetylmannosamine kinase isoform X3 — MELYYLRMQRTREKTDKMEESKATRKLRVCVATCNRADYSKLAPIMFGIKAKPDEFELEVVVLGSHLIDDYGNTFRMIEQDDFDIGSKLHTIVRGEDEAAMVESVGLALVKLPDVLHRLRPDVLVVHGDRFDALALATAAALMNIRILHLEGGEVSGTIDDSIRHAISKLAHYHACCTRTAEQHLIAMCEDHTRILLAGCPSYDKLLAAHHRDDYMDIIRNWLGDNVKEHDYIVALQHPVTTDIKNSVKIYELMLDALISFNKKTLVLFPNIDAGSKEMVRVMRKKGVEQHPNFRAVKHVPFEQFIQLVCHAGAMIGNSSCGVREAGAFGTPVINLGSRQTGRETGENVLHVRDADTQNKIYHALELQFGKRYPCSKIYGDGNAVPRIMKFLQTIDLDEPLQKTFCFPPVKEWDISQDIDHILETQSALAVDLGGTNLRVAIVSMRGKIVKKYTQANPKNYETRIELILKMCAEAVFDAVHLNCRILGVGVSTGGRVNPQEGVILHSTKLIQEWSSIDIRTPISDALHLPVWVDNDGNCAALAEKKFGHGKGVENFVTIITGTGIGGGIIQHNELIHGSTFCAAELGHIMVSLDGPECMCGSHGCIELRIRHGLQKEAKRLHDEELLEVEGMVDLKKAESVSAIHLINAARLGNRKAEAVLRTAGMALGVGIVNILHMVNPSLVILSGVLAAHYQAPVQQVIGQRALTSAQRIQVLTSDLEEPALLGAASMVLDYTTRRIC, encoded by the exons GAACTGTACTATCTGAGAAtgcagaggacgagagagaagacTGACAAGATGGAGGAGAGCAAAGCCACAAGGAAGCTGCGGGTGTGTGTGGCGACGTGTAACCGGGCAGACTACTCCAAGCTGGCACCTATCATGTTTGGGATCAAGGCCAAGCCGGATGAGTTTGAGCTGGAGGTGGTGGTGCTGGGATCACATCTCATTGATGATTATGG CAACACGTTCCGGATGATCGAGCAGGATGACTTTGACATCGGCTCCAAGCTGCACACCATCGTGCGTGGGGAGGACGAGGCAGCCATGGTGGAGTCAGTGGGTCTGGCGCTGGTCAAGCTGCCAGATGTCCTCCACCGTCTCCGTCCCGACGTTCTGGTCGTCCACGGCGACCGCTTCGACGCCCTCGCCCTGGCAACTGCTGCCGCTCTGATGAACATTCGCATCCTgcacctggagggaggagag GTGAGCGGCACCATCGACGACTCGATCCGTCACGCCATCTCCAAGCTGGCCCACTACCACGCCTGCTGCACCCGCACCGCCGAACAGCACCTCATCGCCATGTGTGAGGACCACACTCGCATCCTGTTGGCGGGCTGCCCCTCCTACGACAAGCTGCTGGCCGCCCATCACCGCGACGACTACATGGACATCATCAGGAACTGGCTCG GAGACAATGTGAAGGAGCACGACTACATCGTGGCCCTGCAGCACCCGGTCACCACCGACATCAAGAACTCCGTCAAGATCTACGAGCTGATGTTGGACGCCCTCATCTCCTTCAACAAGAAAACACTCGTCCTCTTCCCCAACATAGACGCAG GAAGTAAGGAGATGGTGCGCGTGATGAGGAAGAAGGGCGTGGAGCAGCACCCTAACTTCCGGGCGGTGAAGCACGTGCCCTTCGAGCAGTTCATCCAGCTGGTGTGTCACGCTGGGGCCATGATCGGCAACAGCAGCTGTGGCGTCAGAGAGGCAGGGGCCTTCGGGACCCCCGTCATCAACCTGGGGTCCAggcagactgggagagagactg GTGAAAACGTCCTCCATGTCCGAGACGCAGACACTCAGAATAAGATCTACCATGCCCTGGAGCTGCAGTTCGGGAAGAGATACCCCTG CTCGAAGATCTACGGCGACGGAAATGCGGTGCCTCGCATCATGAAGTTCCTGCAGACCATCGACCTTGATGAGCCGCTGCAGAAGACCTTCTGCTTCCCCCCCGTCAAGGAGTGGGACATCTCCCAAGACATCGACCACATCCTGGAGACTCAGAGCGCGCTAGCCGTCGACCTGGGGGGGACCAACCTCCGTGTGGCCATCGTCAGCATGAGG GGTAAGATAGTGAAGAAGTACACTCAGGCGAACCCCAAAAACTACGAGACGAGGATCGAGCTGATACTGAAGATGTGTGCGGAGGCAGTCTTTGACGCTGTTCATCTCAACTGCCGGATTCTGGGAGTGG GTGTGTCGACTGGGGGCAGGGTGAACCCCCAGGAGGGTGTGATCCTCCACTCYACCAAGCTGATCCAGGAGTGGAGCTCCATYGACATCCGCACCCCCATCTCTGACGCCCTCCACCTGCCCGTCTGGGTCGACAACGACGGCAACTGTGCCGCCCTGGCAGAGAARAAGTTTGGCCACGGCAAAGGAGTRGAGAACTTTGTCACCATCATCACTGGAACAG GCATCGGCGGGGGCATCATCCAGCACAACGAGCTGATCCACGGCAGTACGTTCTGCGCGGCCGAGCTGGGCCACATCATGGTGTCTCTGGACGGGCCGGAGTGTATGTGTGGCAGCCATGGCTGCATCGAGCTACGCATCAGGCATGGCCTGCAGAAAGAAGCCAAGAGGCTCCATGACG AGGAACTGCTGGAGGTGGAAGGGATGGTGGATCTGAAGAAGGCTGAGTCCGTCAGCGCCATCCACCTCATCAACGCAGCCCGCCTGGGCAACCGCAAGGCTGAAGCSGTTCTCAGAACAG CCGGCATGGCCCTCGGAGTGGGCATCGTCAACATCCTCCACATGGTCAACCCCTCTCTGGTCATCCTGTCGGGAGTGCTGGCCGCCCACTACCAGGCACCTGTCCAGCAGGTCATAGGTCAGAGAGCCCTCACCTCCGCCCAGCGCATCCAGGTCCTGACATCCGACCTCGAAGAGCCCGCCCTACTGGGGGCCGCTAGCATGGTGCTGGACTACACAACCAGGCGCATCTGTTAA
- the LOC112068287 gene encoding bifunctional UDP-N-acetylglucosamine 2-epimerase/N-acetylmannosamine kinase isoform X4: MQRTREKTDKMEESKATRKLRVCVATCNRADYSKLAPIMFGIKAKPDEFELEVVVLGSHLIDDYGNTFRMIEQDDFDIGSKLHTIVRGEDEAAMVESVGLALVKLPDVLHRLRPDVLVVHGDRFDALALATAAALMNIRILHLEGGEVSGTIDDSIRHAISKLAHYHACCTRTAEQHLIAMCEDHTRILLAGCPSYDKLLAAHHRDDYMDIIRNWLGDNVKEHDYIVALQHPVTTDIKNSVKIYELMLDALISFNKKTLVLFPNIDAGSKEMVRVMRKKGVEQHPNFRAVKHVPFEQFIQLVCHAGAMIGNSSCGVREAGAFGTPVINLGSRQTGRETGENVLHVRDADTQNKIYHALELQFGKRYPCSKIYGDGNAVPRIMKFLQTIDLDEPLQKTFCFPPVKEWDISQDIDHILETQSALAVDLGGTNLRVAIVSMRGKIVKKYTQANPKNYETRIELILKMCAEAVFDAVHLNCRILGVGVSTGGRVNPQEGVILHSTKLIQEWSSIDIRTPISDALHLPVWVDNDGNCAALAEKKFGHGKGVENFVTIITGTGIGGGIIQHNELIHGSTFCAAELGHIMVSLDGPECMCGSHGCIELRIRHGLQKEAKRLHDEELLEVEGMVDLKKAESVSAIHLINAARLGNRKAEAVLRTAGMALGVGIVNILHMVNPSLVILSGVLAAHYQAPVQQVIGQRALTSAQRIQVLTSDLEEPALLGAASMVLDYTTRRIC; this comes from the exons AtgcagaggacgagagagaagacTGACAAGATGGAGGAGAGCAAAGCCACAAGGAAGCTGCGGGTGTGTGTGGCGACGTGTAACCGGGCAGACTACTCCAAGCTGGCACCTATCATGTTTGGGATCAAGGCCAAGCCGGATGAGTTTGAGCTGGAGGTGGTGGTGCTGGGATCACATCTCATTGATGATTATGG CAACACGTTCCGGATGATCGAGCAGGATGACTTTGACATCGGCTCCAAGCTGCACACCATCGTGCGTGGGGAGGACGAGGCAGCCATGGTGGAGTCAGTGGGTCTGGCGCTGGTCAAGCTGCCAGATGTCCTCCACCGTCTCCGTCCCGACGTTCTGGTCGTCCACGGCGACCGCTTCGACGCCCTCGCCCTGGCAACTGCTGCCGCTCTGATGAACATTCGCATCCTgcacctggagggaggagag GTGAGCGGCACCATCGACGACTCGATCCGTCACGCCATCTCCAAGCTGGCCCACTACCACGCCTGCTGCACCCGCACCGCCGAACAGCACCTCATCGCCATGTGTGAGGACCACACTCGCATCCTGTTGGCGGGCTGCCCCTCCTACGACAAGCTGCTGGCCGCCCATCACCGCGACGACTACATGGACATCATCAGGAACTGGCTCG GAGACAATGTGAAGGAGCACGACTACATCGTGGCCCTGCAGCACCCGGTCACCACCGACATCAAGAACTCCGTCAAGATCTACGAGCTGATGTTGGACGCCCTCATCTCCTTCAACAAGAAAACACTCGTCCTCTTCCCCAACATAGACGCAG GAAGTAAGGAGATGGTGCGCGTGATGAGGAAGAAGGGCGTGGAGCAGCACCCTAACTTCCGGGCGGTGAAGCACGTGCCCTTCGAGCAGTTCATCCAGCTGGTGTGTCACGCTGGGGCCATGATCGGCAACAGCAGCTGTGGCGTCAGAGAGGCAGGGGCCTTCGGGACCCCCGTCATCAACCTGGGGTCCAggcagactgggagagagactg GTGAAAACGTCCTCCATGTCCGAGACGCAGACACTCAGAATAAGATCTACCATGCCCTGGAGCTGCAGTTCGGGAAGAGATACCCCTG CTCGAAGATCTACGGCGACGGAAATGCGGTGCCTCGCATCATGAAGTTCCTGCAGACCATCGACCTTGATGAGCCGCTGCAGAAGACCTTCTGCTTCCCCCCCGTCAAGGAGTGGGACATCTCCCAAGACATCGACCACATCCTGGAGACTCAGAGCGCGCTAGCCGTCGACCTGGGGGGGACCAACCTCCGTGTGGCCATCGTCAGCATGAGG GGTAAGATAGTGAAGAAGTACACTCAGGCGAACCCCAAAAACTACGAGACGAGGATCGAGCTGATACTGAAGATGTGTGCGGAGGCAGTCTTTGACGCTGTTCATCTCAACTGCCGGATTCTGGGAGTGG GTGTGTCGACTGGGGGCAGGGTGAACCCCCAGGAGGGTGTGATCCTCCACTCYACCAAGCTGATCCAGGAGTGGAGCTCCATYGACATCCGCACCCCCATCTCTGACGCCCTCCACCTGCCCGTCTGGGTCGACAACGACGGCAACTGTGCCGCCCTGGCAGAGAARAAGTTTGGCCACGGCAAAGGAGTRGAGAACTTTGTCACCATCATCACTGGAACAG GCATCGGCGGGGGCATCATCCAGCACAACGAGCTGATCCACGGCAGTACGTTCTGCGCGGCCGAGCTGGGCCACATCATGGTGTCTCTGGACGGGCCGGAGTGTATGTGTGGCAGCCATGGCTGCATCGAGCTACGCATCAGGCATGGCCTGCAGAAAGAAGCCAAGAGGCTCCATGACG AGGAACTGCTGGAGGTGGAAGGGATGGTGGATCTGAAGAAGGCTGAGTCCGTCAGCGCCATCCACCTCATCAACGCAGCCCGCCTGGGCAACCGCAAGGCTGAAGCSGTTCTCAGAACAG CCGGCATGGCCCTCGGAGTGGGCATCGTCAACATCCTCCACATGGTCAACCCCTCTCTGGTCATCCTGTCGGGAGTGCTGGCCGCCCACTACCAGGCACCTGTCCAGCAGGTCATAGGTCAGAGAGCCCTCACCTCCGCCCAGCGCATCCAGGTCCTGACATCCGACCTCGAAGAGCCCGCCCTACTGGGGGCCGCTAGCATGGTGCTGGACTACACAACCAGGCGCATCTGTTAA
- the LOC112068287 gene encoding bifunctional UDP-N-acetylglucosamine 2-epimerase/N-acetylmannosamine kinase isoform X2: MGCLGAGVPVDTGMPTCRNTPNCRLQLNTNCTGSELYYLRMQRTREKTDKMEESKATRKLRVCVATCNRADYSKLAPIMFGIKAKPDEFELEVVVLGSHLIDDYGNTFRMIEQDDFDIGSKLHTIVRGEDEAAMVESVGLALVKLPDVLHRLRPDVLVVHGDRFDALALATAAALMNIRILHLEGGEVSGTIDDSIRHAISKLAHYHACCTRTAEQHLIAMCEDHTRILLAGCPSYDKLLAAHHRDDYMDIIRNWLGDNVKEHDYIVALQHPVTTDIKNSVKIYELMLDALISFNKKTLVLFPNIDAGSKEMVRVMRKKGVEQHPNFRAVKHVPFEQFIQLVCHAGAMIGNSSCGVREAGAFGTPVINLGSRQTGRETGENVLHVRDADTQNKIYHALELQFGKRYPCSKIYGDGNAVPRIMKFLQTIDLDEPLQKTFCFPPVKEWDISQDIDHILETQSALAVDLGGTNLRVAIVSMRGKIVKKYTQANPKNYETRIELILKMCAEAVFDAVHLNCRILGVGVSTGGRVNPQEGVILHSTKLIQEWSSIDIRTPISDALHLPVWVDNDGNCAALAEKKFGHGKGVENFVTIITGTGIGGGIIQHNELIHGSTFCAAELGHIMVSLDGPECMCGSHGCIELRIRHGLQKEAKRLHDEELLEVEGMVDLKKAESVSAIHLINAARLGNRKAEAVLRTAGMALGVGIVNILHMVNPSLVILSGVLAAHYQAPVQQVIGQRALTSAQRIQVLTSDLEEPALLGAASMVLDYTTRRIC, translated from the exons GAACTGTACTATCTGAGAAtgcagaggacgagagagaagacTGACAAGATGGAGGAGAGCAAAGCCACAAGGAAGCTGCGGGTGTGTGTGGCGACGTGTAACCGGGCAGACTACTCCAAGCTGGCACCTATCATGTTTGGGATCAAGGCCAAGCCGGATGAGTTTGAGCTGGAGGTGGTGGTGCTGGGATCACATCTCATTGATGATTATGG CAACACGTTCCGGATGATCGAGCAGGATGACTTTGACATCGGCTCCAAGCTGCACACCATCGTGCGTGGGGAGGACGAGGCAGCCATGGTGGAGTCAGTGGGTCTGGCGCTGGTCAAGCTGCCAGATGTCCTCCACCGTCTCCGTCCCGACGTTCTGGTCGTCCACGGCGACCGCTTCGACGCCCTCGCCCTGGCAACTGCTGCCGCTCTGATGAACATTCGCATCCTgcacctggagggaggagag GTGAGCGGCACCATCGACGACTCGATCCGTCACGCCATCTCCAAGCTGGCCCACTACCACGCCTGCTGCACCCGCACCGCCGAACAGCACCTCATCGCCATGTGTGAGGACCACACTCGCATCCTGTTGGCGGGCTGCCCCTCCTACGACAAGCTGCTGGCCGCCCATCACCGCGACGACTACATGGACATCATCAGGAACTGGCTCG GAGACAATGTGAAGGAGCACGACTACATCGTGGCCCTGCAGCACCCGGTCACCACCGACATCAAGAACTCCGTCAAGATCTACGAGCTGATGTTGGACGCCCTCATCTCCTTCAACAAGAAAACACTCGTCCTCTTCCCCAACATAGACGCAG GAAGTAAGGAGATGGTGCGCGTGATGAGGAAGAAGGGCGTGGAGCAGCACCCTAACTTCCGGGCGGTGAAGCACGTGCCCTTCGAGCAGTTCATCCAGCTGGTGTGTCACGCTGGGGCCATGATCGGCAACAGCAGCTGTGGCGTCAGAGAGGCAGGGGCCTTCGGGACCCCCGTCATCAACCTGGGGTCCAggcagactgggagagagactg GTGAAAACGTCCTCCATGTCCGAGACGCAGACACTCAGAATAAGATCTACCATGCCCTGGAGCTGCAGTTCGGGAAGAGATACCCCTG CTCGAAGATCTACGGCGACGGAAATGCGGTGCCTCGCATCATGAAGTTCCTGCAGACCATCGACCTTGATGAGCCGCTGCAGAAGACCTTCTGCTTCCCCCCCGTCAAGGAGTGGGACATCTCCCAAGACATCGACCACATCCTGGAGACTCAGAGCGCGCTAGCCGTCGACCTGGGGGGGACCAACCTCCGTGTGGCCATCGTCAGCATGAGG GGTAAGATAGTGAAGAAGTACACTCAGGCGAACCCCAAAAACTACGAGACGAGGATCGAGCTGATACTGAAGATGTGTGCGGAGGCAGTCTTTGACGCTGTTCATCTCAACTGCCGGATTCTGGGAGTGG GTGTGTCGACTGGGGGCAGGGTGAACCCCCAGGAGGGTGTGATCCTCCACTCYACCAAGCTGATCCAGGAGTGGAGCTCCATYGACATCCGCACCCCCATCTCTGACGCCCTCCACCTGCCCGTCTGGGTCGACAACGACGGCAACTGTGCCGCCCTGGCAGAGAARAAGTTTGGCCACGGCAAAGGAGTRGAGAACTTTGTCACCATCATCACTGGAACAG GCATCGGCGGGGGCATCATCCAGCACAACGAGCTGATCCACGGCAGTACGTTCTGCGCGGCCGAGCTGGGCCACATCATGGTGTCTCTGGACGGGCCGGAGTGTATGTGTGGCAGCCATGGCTGCATCGAGCTACGCATCAGGCATGGCCTGCAGAAAGAAGCCAAGAGGCTCCATGACG AGGAACTGCTGGAGGTGGAAGGGATGGTGGATCTGAAGAAGGCTGAGTCCGTCAGCGCCATCCACCTCATCAACGCAGCCCGCCTGGGCAACCGCAAGGCTGAAGCSGTTCTCAGAACAG CCGGCATGGCCCTCGGAGTGGGCATCGTCAACATCCTCCACATGGTCAACCCCTCTCTGGTCATCCTGTCGGGAGTGCTGGCCGCCCACTACCAGGCACCTGTCCAGCAGGTCATAGGTCAGAGAGCCCTCACCTCCGCCCAGCGCATCCAGGTCCTGACATCCGACCTCGAAGAGCCCGCCCTACTGGGGGCCGCTAGCATGGTGCTGGACTACACAACCAGGCGCATCTGTTAA
- the LOC112068287 gene encoding bifunctional UDP-N-acetylglucosamine 2-epimerase/N-acetylmannosamine kinase isoform X1: protein MIRREGKRPKKGGEKDRERGNSERERERSGSRSGLTMHSRPIGRNPHELYYLRMQRTREKTDKMEESKATRKLRVCVATCNRADYSKLAPIMFGIKAKPDEFELEVVVLGSHLIDDYGNTFRMIEQDDFDIGSKLHTIVRGEDEAAMVESVGLALVKLPDVLHRLRPDVLVVHGDRFDALALATAAALMNIRILHLEGGEVSGTIDDSIRHAISKLAHYHACCTRTAEQHLIAMCEDHTRILLAGCPSYDKLLAAHHRDDYMDIIRNWLGDNVKEHDYIVALQHPVTTDIKNSVKIYELMLDALISFNKKTLVLFPNIDAGSKEMVRVMRKKGVEQHPNFRAVKHVPFEQFIQLVCHAGAMIGNSSCGVREAGAFGTPVINLGSRQTGRETGENVLHVRDADTQNKIYHALELQFGKRYPCSKIYGDGNAVPRIMKFLQTIDLDEPLQKTFCFPPVKEWDISQDIDHILETQSALAVDLGGTNLRVAIVSMRGKIVKKYTQANPKNYETRIELILKMCAEAVFDAVHLNCRILGVGVSTGGRVNPQEGVILHSTKLIQEWSSIDIRTPISDALHLPVWVDNDGNCAALAEKKFGHGKGVENFVTIITGTGIGGGIIQHNELIHGSTFCAAELGHIMVSLDGPECMCGSHGCIELRIRHGLQKEAKRLHDEELLEVEGMVDLKKAESVSAIHLINAARLGNRKAEAVLRTAGMALGVGIVNILHMVNPSLVILSGVLAAHYQAPVQQVIGQRALTSAQRIQVLTSDLEEPALLGAASMVLDYTTRRIC, encoded by the exons GAACTGTACTATCTGAGAAtgcagaggacgagagagaagacTGACAAGATGGAGGAGAGCAAAGCCACAAGGAAGCTGCGGGTGTGTGTGGCGACGTGTAACCGGGCAGACTACTCCAAGCTGGCACCTATCATGTTTGGGATCAAGGCCAAGCCGGATGAGTTTGAGCTGGAGGTGGTGGTGCTGGGATCACATCTCATTGATGATTATGG CAACACGTTCCGGATGATCGAGCAGGATGACTTTGACATCGGCTCCAAGCTGCACACCATCGTGCGTGGGGAGGACGAGGCAGCCATGGTGGAGTCAGTGGGTCTGGCGCTGGTCAAGCTGCCAGATGTCCTCCACCGTCTCCGTCCCGACGTTCTGGTCGTCCACGGCGACCGCTTCGACGCCCTCGCCCTGGCAACTGCTGCCGCTCTGATGAACATTCGCATCCTgcacctggagggaggagag GTGAGCGGCACCATCGACGACTCGATCCGTCACGCCATCTCCAAGCTGGCCCACTACCACGCCTGCTGCACCCGCACCGCCGAACAGCACCTCATCGCCATGTGTGAGGACCACACTCGCATCCTGTTGGCGGGCTGCCCCTCCTACGACAAGCTGCTGGCCGCCCATCACCGCGACGACTACATGGACATCATCAGGAACTGGCTCG GAGACAATGTGAAGGAGCACGACTACATCGTGGCCCTGCAGCACCCGGTCACCACCGACATCAAGAACTCCGTCAAGATCTACGAGCTGATGTTGGACGCCCTCATCTCCTTCAACAAGAAAACACTCGTCCTCTTCCCCAACATAGACGCAG GAAGTAAGGAGATGGTGCGCGTGATGAGGAAGAAGGGCGTGGAGCAGCACCCTAACTTCCGGGCGGTGAAGCACGTGCCCTTCGAGCAGTTCATCCAGCTGGTGTGTCACGCTGGGGCCATGATCGGCAACAGCAGCTGTGGCGTCAGAGAGGCAGGGGCCTTCGGGACCCCCGTCATCAACCTGGGGTCCAggcagactgggagagagactg GTGAAAACGTCCTCCATGTCCGAGACGCAGACACTCAGAATAAGATCTACCATGCCCTGGAGCTGCAGTTCGGGAAGAGATACCCCTG CTCGAAGATCTACGGCGACGGAAATGCGGTGCCTCGCATCATGAAGTTCCTGCAGACCATCGACCTTGATGAGCCGCTGCAGAAGACCTTCTGCTTCCCCCCCGTCAAGGAGTGGGACATCTCCCAAGACATCGACCACATCCTGGAGACTCAGAGCGCGCTAGCCGTCGACCTGGGGGGGACCAACCTCCGTGTGGCCATCGTCAGCATGAGG GGTAAGATAGTGAAGAAGTACACTCAGGCGAACCCCAAAAACTACGAGACGAGGATCGAGCTGATACTGAAGATGTGTGCGGAGGCAGTCTTTGACGCTGTTCATCTCAACTGCCGGATTCTGGGAGTGG GTGTGTCGACTGGGGGCAGGGTGAACCCCCAGGAGGGTGTGATCCTCCACTCYACCAAGCTGATCCAGGAGTGGAGCTCCATYGACATCCGCACCCCCATCTCTGACGCCCTCCACCTGCCCGTCTGGGTCGACAACGACGGCAACTGTGCCGCCCTGGCAGAGAARAAGTTTGGCCACGGCAAAGGAGTRGAGAACTTTGTCACCATCATCACTGGAACAG GCATCGGCGGGGGCATCATCCAGCACAACGAGCTGATCCACGGCAGTACGTTCTGCGCGGCCGAGCTGGGCCACATCATGGTGTCTCTGGACGGGCCGGAGTGTATGTGTGGCAGCCATGGCTGCATCGAGCTACGCATCAGGCATGGCCTGCAGAAAGAAGCCAAGAGGCTCCATGACG AGGAACTGCTGGAGGTGGAAGGGATGGTGGATCTGAAGAAGGCTGAGTCCGTCAGCGCCATCCACCTCATCAACGCAGCCCGCCTGGGCAACCGCAAGGCTGAAGCSGTTCTCAGAACAG CCGGCATGGCCCTCGGAGTGGGCATCGTCAACATCCTCCACATGGTCAACCCCTCTCTGGTCATCCTGTCGGGAGTGCTGGCCGCCCACTACCAGGCACCTGTCCAGCAGGTCATAGGTCAGAGAGCCCTCACCTCCGCCCAGCGCATCCAGGTCCTGACATCCGACCTCGAAGAGCCCGCCCTACTGGGGGCCGCTAGCATGGTGCTGGACTACACAACCAGGCGCATCTGTTAA